In Gossypium raimondii isolate GPD5lz chromosome 12, ASM2569854v1, whole genome shotgun sequence, a single window of DNA contains:
- the LOC105763310 gene encoding protein DA1-related 1 isoform X2, translating into MGWLTKILKGSSNKGRYHERYGDGRTWDEPRRSTEGSDGFDKDEIDCAIAISLSEVDPKGKKVIDESEPEEESDEDVAVDGHIEDDDEKYVESHVEEEEDSYAKAHEEKEDDRHAKVQQEEDEDLAKVQLEEDEQLAKAIQESLNVESPPRSGHGGLFSPYPFFFSASYRICAGCNAEIGHGRYLSCMGSVWHPECFRCHACNQPINDYEFSVSGNRPFHKSCYKEQHHPKCDVCRKFIPTNPAGLIEYRAHPYWMQKYCPSHERDGTPRCCSCERMEPVDVKYISLDDGRRLCLECLDSAIMDTHECQPLYLEIQEFYEGLNMKVEQQVPLLLVERQALNEAMEGEKNGHHHLPETRGLCLSEEQTVTTVLRRPRIGAGYRFIDMITEPHRLIRRCEVTAILILYGLPRLLTGSILAHEMMHAWLRLKGYPNLSPEVEEGICQVLAHMWLDSEIYAAAGSDAASSSSSSSASSSSSSSPSSSSSTSSKKGKRSDFEKKLGGFFKHQIESDSSTAYGEGFRQGNQAVNKYGLKRTLDHIRMTGSFPF; encoded by the exons ATGGGTTGGCTGACCAAGATTCTTAAAGGTTCAAGTAATAAAGGGCGATATCATGAGAGATATGGAGATGGTAGAACTTGGGATGAACCTCGCCGTTCAACG GAAGGCTCTGATGGTTTTGACAAAGATGAAATTGATTGTGCTATTGCAATTTCCCTTTCAGAAGTAGACCCAAAAGGCAAGAAAGTAATAG ATGAGTCTGAACCGGAGGAGGAATCAGACGAGGATGTAGCAGTTGATGGTCACATAGAggatgatgatgaaaaatatgttgaatCTCATGTGGAGGAGGAAGAGGACAGCTATGCCAAAGCTCATGAAGAGAAAGAGGATGACCGACATGCCAAAGTTCAGCAAGAGGAAGATGAAGATCTCGCTAAAGTTCAATTGGAAGAAGATGAACAACTTGCTAAGGCAATTCAAGAAAGTTTAAATGTGGAGTCTCCACCTCGTTCTGGTCATGGGGGTTTATTTTCTCCTTATCCATTCTTCTTTTCAGCTAGTTACAG AATCTGTGCTGGTTGCAATGCTGAGATTGGTCATGGACGATACCTTAGTTGCATGGGTTCTGTTTGGCATCCAGAATGTTTCCGCTGTCATGCTTGCAACCAGCCAATTAATGATTACGAG TTTTCGGTTTCAGGGAATCGTCCTTTTCATAAATCCTGCTATAAAGAGCAGCATCATCCAAAATGTGATGTTTGCAGGAAATTT ATACCGACAAATCCAGCTGGTCTTATTGAGTACAGGGCACATCCCTACTGGATGCAAAAGTACTGCCCCTCTCATGAGCGAGATGGCACTCCTCGCTGTTGTAGTTGCGAAAGAATGGAG CCCGTAgatgtaaaatatatatcacTTGATGATGGTCGGAGGCTGTGCCTAGAGTGTCTAGATTCTGCAATTATGGATACTCATGAATGCCAACCTCTCTACCTTGAAATCCAAGAATTTTATGAAGGATTAAATATGAAAGTTGAACAACAGGTTCCTCTCCTTCTGGTTGAGAGGCAAGCTCTAAATGAGGCCATGGAGGGAGAAAAGAAT GGCCATCATCACTTACCAGAAACTAGAGGACTCTGCTTGTCAGAGGAACAGACAGTTACCACC GTCTTAAGGAGGCCAAGGATTGGGGCTGGCTATCGGTTCATAGACATGATTACTGAACCTCATAGGCTAATTCGTCGGTGTGAAGTTACAGCTATTCTCATTTTGTATGGTCTTCCTAG GTTGCTGACAGGATCTATCCTGGCTCATGAGATGATGCACGCTTGGCTTAGGCTTAAAG GTTATCCAAATCTGAGTCCGGAAGTTGAGGAAGGAATATGTCAGGTTTTGGCACATATGTGGTTGGACTCTGAGATCTATGCTGCAGCGGGAAGTGATGCAGCTTCATCGTCATCCTCGTCATctgcatcttcttcttcatcatcatcaccatcatcatcctCTTCCACATCATCAAAGAAAGGAAAGCGCTCGGATTTTGAGAAGAAACTTGGCGGCTTTTTTAAGCACCAGATTGAGTCAGATTCATCCACAGCGTATGGAGAGGGATTCAGGCAAGGTAATCAAGCAGTGAACAAGTACGGTCTTAAAAGGACCCTTGATCATATTCGGATGACAGGAAGCTTCCCTTTTTGA
- the LOC105763310 gene encoding protein DA1-related 1 isoform X1 — MGWLTKILKGSSNKGRYHERYGDGRTWDEPRRSTEGSDGFDKDEIDCAIAISLSEVDPKGKKVIEDESEPEEESDEDVAVDGHIEDDDEKYVESHVEEEEDSYAKAHEEKEDDRHAKVQQEEDEDLAKVQLEEDEQLAKAIQESLNVESPPRSGHGGLFSPYPFFFSASYRICAGCNAEIGHGRYLSCMGSVWHPECFRCHACNQPINDYEFSVSGNRPFHKSCYKEQHHPKCDVCRKFIPTNPAGLIEYRAHPYWMQKYCPSHERDGTPRCCSCERMEPVDVKYISLDDGRRLCLECLDSAIMDTHECQPLYLEIQEFYEGLNMKVEQQVPLLLVERQALNEAMEGEKNGHHHLPETRGLCLSEEQTVTTVLRRPRIGAGYRFIDMITEPHRLIRRCEVTAILILYGLPRLLTGSILAHEMMHAWLRLKGYPNLSPEVEEGICQVLAHMWLDSEIYAAAGSDAASSSSSSSASSSSSSSPSSSSSTSSKKGKRSDFEKKLGGFFKHQIESDSSTAYGEGFRQGNQAVNKYGLKRTLDHIRMTGSFPF, encoded by the exons ATGGGTTGGCTGACCAAGATTCTTAAAGGTTCAAGTAATAAAGGGCGATATCATGAGAGATATGGAGATGGTAGAACTTGGGATGAACCTCGCCGTTCAACG GAAGGCTCTGATGGTTTTGACAAAGATGAAATTGATTGTGCTATTGCAATTTCCCTTTCAGAAGTAGACCCAAAAGGCAAGAAAGTAATAG AAGATGAGTCTGAACCGGAGGAGGAATCAGACGAGGATGTAGCAGTTGATGGTCACATAGAggatgatgatgaaaaatatgttgaatCTCATGTGGAGGAGGAAGAGGACAGCTATGCCAAAGCTCATGAAGAGAAAGAGGATGACCGACATGCCAAAGTTCAGCAAGAGGAAGATGAAGATCTCGCTAAAGTTCAATTGGAAGAAGATGAACAACTTGCTAAGGCAATTCAAGAAAGTTTAAATGTGGAGTCTCCACCTCGTTCTGGTCATGGGGGTTTATTTTCTCCTTATCCATTCTTCTTTTCAGCTAGTTACAG AATCTGTGCTGGTTGCAATGCTGAGATTGGTCATGGACGATACCTTAGTTGCATGGGTTCTGTTTGGCATCCAGAATGTTTCCGCTGTCATGCTTGCAACCAGCCAATTAATGATTACGAG TTTTCGGTTTCAGGGAATCGTCCTTTTCATAAATCCTGCTATAAAGAGCAGCATCATCCAAAATGTGATGTTTGCAGGAAATTT ATACCGACAAATCCAGCTGGTCTTATTGAGTACAGGGCACATCCCTACTGGATGCAAAAGTACTGCCCCTCTCATGAGCGAGATGGCACTCCTCGCTGTTGTAGTTGCGAAAGAATGGAG CCCGTAgatgtaaaatatatatcacTTGATGATGGTCGGAGGCTGTGCCTAGAGTGTCTAGATTCTGCAATTATGGATACTCATGAATGCCAACCTCTCTACCTTGAAATCCAAGAATTTTATGAAGGATTAAATATGAAAGTTGAACAACAGGTTCCTCTCCTTCTGGTTGAGAGGCAAGCTCTAAATGAGGCCATGGAGGGAGAAAAGAAT GGCCATCATCACTTACCAGAAACTAGAGGACTCTGCTTGTCAGAGGAACAGACAGTTACCACC GTCTTAAGGAGGCCAAGGATTGGGGCTGGCTATCGGTTCATAGACATGATTACTGAACCTCATAGGCTAATTCGTCGGTGTGAAGTTACAGCTATTCTCATTTTGTATGGTCTTCCTAG GTTGCTGACAGGATCTATCCTGGCTCATGAGATGATGCACGCTTGGCTTAGGCTTAAAG GTTATCCAAATCTGAGTCCGGAAGTTGAGGAAGGAATATGTCAGGTTTTGGCACATATGTGGTTGGACTCTGAGATCTATGCTGCAGCGGGAAGTGATGCAGCTTCATCGTCATCCTCGTCATctgcatcttcttcttcatcatcatcaccatcatcatcctCTTCCACATCATCAAAGAAAGGAAAGCGCTCGGATTTTGAGAAGAAACTTGGCGGCTTTTTTAAGCACCAGATTGAGTCAGATTCATCCACAGCGTATGGAGAGGGATTCAGGCAAGGTAATCAAGCAGTGAACAAGTACGGTCTTAAAAGGACCCTTGATCATATTCGGATGACAGGAAGCTTCCCTTTTTGA